In Megalops cyprinoides isolate fMegCyp1 chromosome 25, fMegCyp1.pri, whole genome shotgun sequence, a single window of DNA contains:
- the tmcc3 gene encoding transmembrane and coiled-coil domain protein 3 isoform X1: MPSADTALDKTLPEVDKYNRRNKMADRSGDGNVLSIPVPMRRGGSENSLDLGSSDGPLADFRRGRAGLDGLQQKILKVTEQLRIEQTARDENVAEYLKLVNSADKQQAARIKQVFEKKNQKSAQSIAHLQKKLEQYHKRMRDSESNGAAKAKEAKESSKDSLKDGLKDGLKDGLKDVSGSGRHPCLDKVKTIGPGVSLSPPFFFNKSREFANLIRNKFGSADNIAHLKSSMEAPSPFHQEGGARALSGSATIVAKPKYPSDDECSSGTSASADSNGNPAAGSPDNDAQAKLALLLDEVREIREVQTQLADDMEGLKAQFKRDYGFITQTLQEERYRYERLEDQLNDLTELHQHETTNLKQELASIEEKVAYQAYERARDIQEALESCQTRISKLELQQQQQQVVQLESADAKVLLGKCINLMLAIVTVILVCVSTVAKFTAPLMRSRLHVVCTFFAVTLLALFWKNWEHLQCAVERMLVPH, translated from the exons GCGGACCGGAGCGGCGATGGGAACGTCCTCAGCATCCCGGTGCCGATGCGGCGGGGCGGCTCCGAGAACAGCCTGGACCTGGGCTCGTCGGACGGCCCGCTGGCCGACTTCCGGCGGGGCCGGGCGGGGCTCGACGGCCTGCAGCAGAAGATCCTGAAGGTGACGGAGCAGCTGCGCATCGAGCAGACGGCGCGCGACGAGAACGTGGCCGAGTACCTGAAGCTGGTCAACAGCGCCGACAAGCAGCAGGCCGCCCGCATCAAGCAGGTGTTCGAGAAGAAGAACCAGAAGTCGGCTCAGAGCATCGCGCACCTGCAGAAGAAGCTGGAGCAGTACCACAAGAGGATGAGGGACAGCGAGAGCAACGGCGCCGCCAAGGCCAAGGAGGCCAAGGAGTCCTCCAAGGACAGCCTGAAGGACGGCCTGAAGGACGGCCTGAAAGACGGCCTGAAGGACGTGAGCGGGAGCGGCCGGCACCCGTGCCTGGACAAGGTGAAGACCATCGGGCCCGGCGTCTCGCTCTCGCCGCCGTTCTTCTTCAACAAGTCCCGCGAGTTCGCCAACCTCATCCGCAACAAGTTCGGCAGCGCCGACAACATCGCGCACCTCAAGAGCTCCATGGAGGCGCCGTCGCCCTTCCACCAGGAGGGCGGCGCCCGTGCCCTCAGCGGCAGCGCCACCATCGTGGCCAAGCCCAAGTACCCCAGCGACGACGAGTGCTCGTCGGGCACGTCGGCCTCGGCCGACAGCAACGGGAACCCGGCGGCCGGCAGCCCCGACAATGACGCCCAGGCCAagctggccctgctgctggacGAGGTGCGCGAGATCCGCGAGGTGCAGACGCAGCTGGCCGACGACATGGAGGGCCTCAAAGCCCAGTTCAAGCGGGACTACGGCTTCATCACGCAGacgctgcaggaggagagatacag gtATGAGAGACTGGAGGACCAGCTGAATGACCTGACCGAGCTCCACCAGCACGAGACCACCAACCTGAAGCAGGAGCTGGCCAGCATAGAGGAGAAGGTGGCCTACCAGGCCTATGAGCGTGCCAGGGACATCCAG GAGGCGCTGGAGTCCTGCCAGACGCGGATCTccaagctggagctgcagcagcagcagcagcaggtggtgcAGCTGGAGAGCGCCGACGCCAAGGTGCTGCTGGGCAAGTGCATCAACCTGATGCTGGCCATCGTCACGGTGATCCTGGTGTGCGTCTCCACGGTGGCCAAGTTCACGGCGCCGCTCATGCGCAGCCGGCTGCACGTGGTGTGCACCTTCTTCGCCGTCACGCTGCTGGCGCTCTTCTGGAAGAACTGGGAGCACCTGCAGTGCGCCGTGGAGCGCATGCTGGTGCCgcactga
- the tmcc3 gene encoding transmembrane and coiled-coil domain protein 3 isoform X2 produces MRKNFSAIPLIYVTQADRSGDGNVLSIPVPMRRGGSENSLDLGSSDGPLADFRRGRAGLDGLQQKILKVTEQLRIEQTARDENVAEYLKLVNSADKQQAARIKQVFEKKNQKSAQSIAHLQKKLEQYHKRMRDSESNGAAKAKEAKESSKDSLKDGLKDGLKDGLKDVSGSGRHPCLDKVKTIGPGVSLSPPFFFNKSREFANLIRNKFGSADNIAHLKSSMEAPSPFHQEGGARALSGSATIVAKPKYPSDDECSSGTSASADSNGNPAAGSPDNDAQAKLALLLDEVREIREVQTQLADDMEGLKAQFKRDYGFITQTLQEERYRYERLEDQLNDLTELHQHETTNLKQELASIEEKVAYQAYERARDIQEALESCQTRISKLELQQQQQQVVQLESADAKVLLGKCINLMLAIVTVILVCVSTVAKFTAPLMRSRLHVVCTFFAVTLLALFWKNWEHLQCAVERMLVPH; encoded by the exons GCGGACCGGAGCGGCGATGGGAACGTCCTCAGCATCCCGGTGCCGATGCGGCGGGGCGGCTCCGAGAACAGCCTGGACCTGGGCTCGTCGGACGGCCCGCTGGCCGACTTCCGGCGGGGCCGGGCGGGGCTCGACGGCCTGCAGCAGAAGATCCTGAAGGTGACGGAGCAGCTGCGCATCGAGCAGACGGCGCGCGACGAGAACGTGGCCGAGTACCTGAAGCTGGTCAACAGCGCCGACAAGCAGCAGGCCGCCCGCATCAAGCAGGTGTTCGAGAAGAAGAACCAGAAGTCGGCTCAGAGCATCGCGCACCTGCAGAAGAAGCTGGAGCAGTACCACAAGAGGATGAGGGACAGCGAGAGCAACGGCGCCGCCAAGGCCAAGGAGGCCAAGGAGTCCTCCAAGGACAGCCTGAAGGACGGCCTGAAGGACGGCCTGAAAGACGGCCTGAAGGACGTGAGCGGGAGCGGCCGGCACCCGTGCCTGGACAAGGTGAAGACCATCGGGCCCGGCGTCTCGCTCTCGCCGCCGTTCTTCTTCAACAAGTCCCGCGAGTTCGCCAACCTCATCCGCAACAAGTTCGGCAGCGCCGACAACATCGCGCACCTCAAGAGCTCCATGGAGGCGCCGTCGCCCTTCCACCAGGAGGGCGGCGCCCGTGCCCTCAGCGGCAGCGCCACCATCGTGGCCAAGCCCAAGTACCCCAGCGACGACGAGTGCTCGTCGGGCACGTCGGCCTCGGCCGACAGCAACGGGAACCCGGCGGCCGGCAGCCCCGACAATGACGCCCAGGCCAagctggccctgctgctggacGAGGTGCGCGAGATCCGCGAGGTGCAGACGCAGCTGGCCGACGACATGGAGGGCCTCAAAGCCCAGTTCAAGCGGGACTACGGCTTCATCACGCAGacgctgcaggaggagagatacag gtATGAGAGACTGGAGGACCAGCTGAATGACCTGACCGAGCTCCACCAGCACGAGACCACCAACCTGAAGCAGGAGCTGGCCAGCATAGAGGAGAAGGTGGCCTACCAGGCCTATGAGCGTGCCAGGGACATCCAG GAGGCGCTGGAGTCCTGCCAGACGCGGATCTccaagctggagctgcagcagcagcagcagcaggtggtgcAGCTGGAGAGCGCCGACGCCAAGGTGCTGCTGGGCAAGTGCATCAACCTGATGCTGGCCATCGTCACGGTGATCCTGGTGTGCGTCTCCACGGTGGCCAAGTTCACGGCGCCGCTCATGCGCAGCCGGCTGCACGTGGTGTGCACCTTCTTCGCCGTCACGCTGCTGGCGCTCTTCTGGAAGAACTGGGAGCACCTGCAGTGCGCCGTGGAGCGCATGCTGGTGCCgcactga